TCGCGCATATCGATGCCCGGCGTGTTCGACGCATAGCGATAGTGGAAGTGCGAGTTCAGTTTCTGGTAGTCAAACCCCGCCAGCAGATGATGTTTCCAGTCGCCCAGTTCCAGCGTTTTGGTAACCTGGTTATCGATATTAACACTTTGCAGATCTTCATCGGTGGTGTAGGCAAAACGGTTCAGTTCATAGACCTGGGCGCCCGGGCCAGTGGAGTAGATGCTGCGCTGATGGGTGTCCACATCAAAATAACGCGCTTTTTGATTGAAGCCCCAGCCGCTGTCAAACTGATGTTCAAAGCTGTAGCCCAGCATCCACTGACGCTGTTTGAATCCGCTCCACTCGTCGCCCGCGTAGTCGCGTCGATCGGCGTATTTGGAACGCAGATAAGAGAGCGGCAGCGGGTTAGATGGCGTCAGGCTTGGGGAATTTTGCGCCAGCGCGTCGATCGTCAGACGCGTTTTATTATCGGGCTGCCAGGTGACGGACGGGGCCACCAGATAGTTTTCTGTGCGCGTGGTATGCGGCTGGTCGTCGCCCTCCGTCGCTTTACCCAGCAGGCGGTAGTTCCAGTCGCTGTCGGCGATTTGCCCGGTAGAGTCGAGAGTCCCCTCTTTCAGATTACGCGTCCCGGTATTGAAACCCACTTCCGTCTTCGCCGCTTTTTGCGGCTTTTTGCCCTGAATATTCACCAGCCCGCCCGGCGAGCCGCCGCCGTAGAGCACGGAGGCCGGACCTTTCAAAATATCGACGCTCTCAATTAGCAGCGGGTCGATGCGCGCTTTGGTGTTTCCAGTGACGTTGTAGGGCAGTTGCAGTCCGTTGTAATACTCCTGCTCAACGGTGAAACCGCGAATTTTATATTCACTCATATAAGAGGTGTTGCCGCGCACTTCCGTCGACACGCCCGGCGCATAGCGCAGGATTTCGTTGACCGAACTGGCGTGACGCTGTTCGATCTCGGTAGCGGAAATGGTGTTGATGACCTGCGGGGTTTTACTCTCGGCCACCGCTGATTTGGTGGCGCTGTTGGTCCACTCTGGAAGCAGGCTGTCCTGTTCTGCTCCGGTGACTACAAGGGTTGATTCTTCCGCAAACGCACAGGTTTGCAACGCCAGTGTAACGGCTCCTGCCAAAGCACATACTGCAAAACGCGAGGTGTTCATATTGTCGTCTTATTATTAGATGATACAAAGAACGACAATTATTCTCATTTCGATTAACAAAGCAATATGAGAGCAAAAAAAACGGCCCTCGCAATGAGAGCCGTTTCGGTGTTTATGCCCGTCTGAGTAAGCGGAATATCGCCAGCACAACGATCGCGCCCACCACAGCCACCAGGAAACTGTGCAGATTAAAGCCGCTAACGCTGCCACCGACGCCAAACATGGTCGCCAGCCAGCCACCGACAACTGCACCCACAACTCCAAGCACACAGGTCAGAATAAAGCCGCCACCATCACGTCCCGGCATAATGAATTTTGCGATAACGCCGGCGATAAGACCAAAGACAATCCAGGCGATGATACCCATAGCGATGCCCTCTTGCAGATGAAATGCATGCGCTGAAAATGTTTCGCGCAAGTGACTTAAGTATAGGTCACCGCGTTAAAAGCGTTTTTTTCTCACCGACTTAATTACCTCTCATTTTTGAAAAAAAATCACCGGTTTGTATTAAGTTCCGCGCGCCATTGCCGATACTTCAGGGACAGTCCGTCAGACAATCGAGGAGCCATTCGGCGTGAGTAATTACAGTGAGCAGTTCCTGAAGCAAAATCCGCTGGCTGTATTAGGTGTATTACGCGACCTGCACAAGGGCGAAGTCCCTCTGCGCATAAGTTGGGCTACAAATCAGTTTATCAGCAAGATCCTTGAGGCTACTCCAGAACGCCTGGTCATTGACTTTGGCAGCCAGGAGTACGAAAACCGGGCAATACTGCGGGCGAAAAATATCTCTGTGATGGCGGAAACCAAAGGGGCAAAGGTTGAATTTGTGCTGCCTCTGGTGGAACAAGGTGATTATCTCGATCTTCCGGCCTTTATTACCCCACTGCCGGACAGCCTGTGGTTTGTGCAGCGCCGGGAGTATTTTCGTATTAACGCGCCGATGCATCCTTCCTATTTTTGTAAGGCCAAAATGCCGGACAAAAAAGAGATTCGCTTTCGCCTGTTCGACCTGTCATTAGGCGGGATGGGCGCATTGATGGACACACCACGACCGGACGGACTGGTGGAAGGGATGCGTTTTTCGCAAATCGAGCTGGATATGGGCGGCTGGGGACGCTTTTACTTCGACGCGCAGTTGATTGCGATCAGCGAACGCAAAGTGGTGGACAGCAAAAATGAGACCATTACCACACCACGACTGAGCTTTCGCTTTCTGAATGTCGGGCCTGGGGCCGAGAGGGAACTGCAGCGGATTATTTTCTCACTGGAGCGAGAAGCGCGGGAACGCGCGAATAAGGTGCTCTGAAACGCGCCGGACAGCCTTGCGCTGCCCGGCAACGACATTACATGGCGTCCATCGCTTTCTGCACTTTCCAGATATAGCGCGGCGCCTGTG
Above is a window of Lelliottia jeotgali DNA encoding:
- a CDS encoding protein YmgE → MGIIAWIVFGLIAGVIAKFIMPGRDGGGFILTCVLGVVGAVVGGWLATMFGVGGSVSGFNLHSFLVAVVGAIVVLAIFRLLRRA
- a CDS encoding Inner membrane protein yields the protein MSNYSEQFLKQNPLAVLGVLRDLHKGEVPLRISWATNQFISKILEATPERLVIDFGSQEYENRAILRAKNISVMAETKGAKVEFVLPLVEQGDYLDLPAFITPLPDSLWFVQRREYFRINAPMHPSYFCKAKMPDKKEIRFRLFDLSLGGMGALMDTPRPDGLVEGMRFSQIELDMGGWGRFYFDAQLIAISERKVVDSKNETITTPRLSFRFLNVGPGAERELQRIIFSLEREARERANKVL
- a CDS encoding Ferrichrome-iron receptor — translated: MNTSRFAVCALAGAVTLALQTCAFAEESTLVVTGAEQDSLLPEWTNSATKSAVAESKTPQVINTISATEIEQRHASSVNEILRYAPGVSTEVRGNTSYMSEYKIRGFTVEQEYYNGLQLPYNVTGNTKARIDPLLIESVDILKGPASVLYGGGSPGGLVNIQGKKPQKAAKTEVGFNTGTRNLKEGTLDSTGQIADSDWNYRLLGKATEGDDQPHTTRTENYLVAPSVTWQPDNKTRLTIDALAQNSPSLTPSNPLPLSYLRSKYADRRDYAGDEWSGFKQRQWMLGYSFEHQFDSGWGFNQKARYFDVDTHQRSIYSTGPGAQVYELNRFAYTTDEDLQSVNIDNQVTKTLELGDWKHHLLAGFDYQKLNSHFHYRYASNTPGIDMRDPDYSQVNDGSLGLYTAQKNRLSYQQNGYYLQDQIEFGGLNLLGSLRYDDYRSVTTDYLQNGDKAWVSQDRVTKRLGALYAFENGISPFISYSEGFAPVSPQGTLTAKDVKPTTSKQVEGGVKYLLEEYATTFTASVFNIRQKNVVTTDPGFLNYRQTGEVESKGAELSAISRPTDNLTLIANYAYTHAINTEDEKYKGKRPTQVPENAFNLWGDYTFDSTPLKGLNLGAGARYTGPMEIAPTNDRGKLGGTTQYDLAASYQMGEIMPSLAGLTLKASAQNITNKETFTCYDATNCWIGRDRTVQVGASYSF